The Shewanella mesophila genome contains the following window.
CTAAAATCCCGTTTTAACCACTACCTTGCAGCAAATAATGGGCAAAAACGTCGTAGTTCTCGGCACCCAATGGGGTGACGAAGGAAAGGGTAAGATAGTCGATCTACTTACCGAACAGGCCAAATATGTCGTTCGTTACCAAGGTGGCCACAATGCGGGTCACACACTGGTAATCGATGGTGACAAAACCGTTCTTCATCTTATTCCATCAGGGATTTTACGCGATAATGTAAAATGCATTATCGGTAACGGTGTGGTGCTTGCGCCAGACGCTCTGATGACTGAGATCAACATGCTTAAAGAGCGTGGCGTACCTGTAGAGGAACGTCTACTTATCTCTGAAGCGTGTCCTCTGATCCTTCCATTCCATTGTGCGTTAGATATCGCTCGCGAAAAAGCGCGTGGCAATAATGCTATTGGAACTACGGGTCGTGGTATTGGTCCAGCATACGAGGATAAAGTTTCTCGTCGCGGTTTACGTGTAGGCGATCTGTTTGATGCAGAATTGTTTGCGGCTAAACTAAAAGAAGTCATGGCTTACCATAACTTCATGCTGACTGAATACTACAAGTGCGAAGCAGTTGATTACGAAGAGACATTGAAAGATGCTCTAGCAATTGCTGATTACTTGAAGAGCATGTGTACAGATGTATCTGAGCTGCTTGATCAGGCACGCAAAGCTGGCGAGCCAATTCTATTTGAAGGTGCTCAAGGCACGTTACTAGATATCGACCACGGTACTTATCCATATGTAACCTCTTCTAATACTACCGCAGGTGGTGTTGCAACAGGTTCAGGATTTGGTCCACGTCATCTAGATTACGTTTTGGGTATTATGAAGGCATACACCACTCGTGTTGGTGCAGGTCCTTTCCCAACGGAATTGAAAAACGAAATCGGCGACTACTTAGGTACTAAGGGGCACGAGTTCGGTGCGACTACTGGTCGTAAGCGTCGTCCAGGTTGGTTGGACGTTGTCGCGATGAAGCGCGCAGTTCAAATCAACAGTGTTAGCGGTTTCTGCTTAACTAAACTAGACGTTCTAGACGGACTAGAAGAAGTTAAGATCTGTGTTGGCTATCAATACCCAGATGGTACCGTAGCAACCACCACTCCGCTAGCGGCTGAAGGTTATGAGCAGGTAACACCTGTTCTAGAAACTATGCCTGGTTGGAGTGAATCAACTTTCGGTGCAACTTCTGTTGATCAATTGCCACAAGCGGCATTGAACTACATCAAGCGCCTTGAAGAGTTGCTGGAAACGCCAGTCGATATTATCTCAACGGGTCCCGATAGAAACGAGACCATGATTCTAGTGAATCCGTTCAGTTAATATTAAGGGCCGCATTAAGCGGCCTTTTTATTGAGTCAGATAAAAGAAACCGTTATAACTAGGCAAGAGTCTTTAAGGTAATTGCCAAGCGGCCGATAAGATAAGTTATACTGCCCAGTGTTGAATATATGCCGAGAGGCGATGCAGGGCGCGAAATCGATATAGAGAATTTTGTTATGCTACGATTTGTATTCTTTATTATTTTGAGTTCCTTATCTTTAGTGAGCTACGCAGAAACTCAAGCTGTGAATATTTACAGCCAAGAGCAATTAATCGATATGATCCGAGATAAATCTTATCTTACCC
Protein-coding sequences here:
- a CDS encoding adenylosuccinate synthase, which encodes MGKNVVVLGTQWGDEGKGKIVDLLTEQAKYVVRYQGGHNAGHTLVIDGDKTVLHLIPSGILRDNVKCIIGNGVVLAPDALMTEINMLKERGVPVEERLLISEACPLILPFHCALDIAREKARGNNAIGTTGRGIGPAYEDKVSRRGLRVGDLFDAELFAAKLKEVMAYHNFMLTEYYKCEAVDYEETLKDALAIADYLKSMCTDVSELLDQARKAGEPILFEGAQGTLLDIDHGTYPYVTSSNTTAGGVATGSGFGPRHLDYVLGIMKAYTTRVGAGPFPTELKNEIGDYLGTKGHEFGATTGRKRRPGWLDVVAMKRAVQINSVSGFCLTKLDVLDGLEEVKICVGYQYPDGTVATTTPLAAEGYEQVTPVLETMPGWSESTFGATSVDQLPQAALNYIKRLEELLETPVDIISTGPDRNETMILVNPFS